A genomic window from Gossypium hirsutum isolate 1008001.06 chromosome D10, Gossypium_hirsutum_v2.1, whole genome shotgun sequence includes:
- the LOC107915729 gene encoding cytochrome P450 94A1, with protein MAMDLFFSAQSLLLLSLIFLYSYYFCLHHKKKGNDQGFKSYPILGALPEFLRNRHRFLDWTTEILIRCPTNTAVFRRPGKIHGIITANPLNVEHVLKTNFENYPKGERFIWLLKDFLGQGIFNSDGDLWKIQRKTASYEFNTKSLRNFIMDNVRLEISTRLIPVLNKALETNQVLDLQEVLEQFAFDNICKLAFNVDPGCLGGDGTSGSGFMHAFEEAATLSSGRFMNAFPFLWKIRKIFNMGSEKNLKKSIEIVHEFADNIIKTRLQSKDQSKDEDLLSRFITSYDNSPQFLRDIIISFILAGRDTTSSALTWFFWLLSLNPNVEKNIITELETIRTRNGKNIGDGYTFDELRDMHYLHAAVSESLRLYPPVPVDTKACLNSDILPDGTFIGKEWFFTYHAYAMGRMEAIWGKDCNEYLPERWLDETGNCKQESPFRFPIFHGGPRMCLGKDMAYIQMKSIVAAMLERFVVEVQGNDKCPQHLFSLTLRMKGGLPIRVRER; from the coding sequence ATGGCAATGGACCTCTTTTTCTCAGCACAATCTTTACTACTCCTTTCTCTTATCTTTCTTTATTCTTACTACTTTTGTTTACACCATAAGAAGAAGGGTAATGATCAAGGGTTCAAAAGTTACCCCATACTCGGTGCCTTGCCCGAGTTTTTGAGGAACCGACATCGGTTCCTTGATTGGACGACCGAGATTTTAATCCGGTGTCCAACTAACACTGCTGTTTTTCGTCGTCCTGGTAAGATCCATGGGATCATTACTGCCAACCCTTTGAATGTCGAGCATGTTCTCAAGACCAACTTCGAGAACTACCCCAAAGGGGAACGATTCATTTGGCTTCTCAAGGACTTCCTTGGCCAAGGTATCTTCAACTCCGATGGTGATTTATGGAAGATTCAAAGGAAGACGGCTAGCTACGAATTCAACACCAAATCGCTTCGTAATTTCATCATGGACAACGTCAGGCTCGAGATTTCAACGAGGCTGATTCCGGTCTTGAACAAGGCTTTGGAAACGAATCAGGTACTTGATTTACAAGAGGTTTTGGAGCAATTCGCGTTTGATAATATATGTAAATTGGCTTTCAATGTCGACCCTGGTTGTCTCGGCGGCGATGGAACATCTGGTTCCGGTTTCATGCATGCCTTTGAAGAGGCTGCCACGCTTAGTTCCGGTAGGTTCATGAATGCTTTCCCGTTTTTATGGAAGATAAGGAAGATTTTCAACATGGGATCGGAGAAAAACTTGAAGAAATCAATCGAAATCGTTCACGAATTCGCCGATAACATCATAAAAACACGATTACAATCCAAAGACCAAAGCAAAGACGAAGATTTACTATCCAGGTTCATTACAAGCTACGACAATTCACCTCAGTTTCTCCGAGATATAATCATAAGCTTCATATTAGCGGGACGAGACACCACATCATCAGCTTTGACTTGGTTCTTTTGGCTTCTATCACTAAACCCAAACGTCGAAAAAAACATAATAACTGAACTCGAAACGATTCGAACCCGAAACGGCAAAAACATCGGAGACGGATACACATTCGATGAACTACGAGACATGCACTATCTACACGCAGCGGTTTCAGAGAGTTTAAGATTATACCCACCAGTTCCTGTCGACACAAAAGCTTGTCTAAACAGCGACATACTACCAGACGGGACATTTATAGGGAAAGAATGGTTTTTCACTTACCATGCGTATGCAATGGGGCGAATGGAAGCTATATGGGGAAAAGATTGCAATGAATACTTGCCTGAAAGATGGCTTGATGAAACTGGGAACTGCAAACAAGAGAGTCCATTTCGATTTCCCATATTCCATGGTGGACCAAGGATGTGTTTAGGGAAAGACATGGCGTATATTCAGATGAAATCGATTGTAGCAGCAATGTTGGAAAGGTTTGTGGTAGAGGTACAAGGGAATGACAAGTGTCCTCAACACTTGTTTTCTTTAACTCTTAGGATGAAAGGTGGGTTACCAATTAGGGTAAGGGAAAGATAA